One window from the genome of Epinephelus moara isolate mb chromosome 5, YSFRI_EMoa_1.0, whole genome shotgun sequence encodes:
- the LOC126390141 gene encoding S-arrestin-like isoform X2, whose translation MSPKHVVFKKVSRDKSVSVYMGKRDFVDHCDFVDPVDGVIVIDPVQLKGKKVFVMLSCTFRYGRQDMDVMGVAFRRDLFVVTRQIYPELQDKDKLTHTKIQQKLLRKLGDNAFPFFFEFPDNLPCSVALQPGPSDVGKKCAVEFEVKAFCGETQDEKIDKQSSVRLTIRKIQYSPEDSKVIPTAETTFEFLMSEKPLHVKLSMPKETFYHGEPVRVNAEINNSSSRNIKDISVSVEQVTNVVLYSNDKYVKSVAKEETSDSAPSGTTLKKEYTLYPLLAHNKDRRGLALDGRLKHEDTNLASSSIVKQEVLKEVQGMLVSYKVVLRMIASGTVGSSEVSLELPFKLMNPKPEPAKESEPDDMVFEEFKRAYLKGVVYGDDDESPTEA comes from the exons ATGGAGTTATTGTGATCGACCCGGTGCAGCTCAAAGGAAAGAAAG TGTTCGTGATGCTGTCCTGTACGTTTCGTTATGGCCGTCAAGACATGGATGTGATGGGCGTGGCCTTCAGGAGGGACCTGTTTGTGGTAACGCGGCAGATTTACCCCGAGCTGCAGGACAAAGACAAGCTGACTCACACCAAGATCCAGCAGAAGCTGCTGCGGAAGCTGGGGGACAACGCCTTCCCCTTCTTCTTCGAG TTTCCAGACAACTTGCCGTGTTCCGTCGCTCTGCAGCCCGGACCATCTGACGTGGGAAAG AAATGTGCGGTGGAGTTTGAGGTGAAAGCTTTCTGTGGTGAGACCCAGGACGAGAAGATCGACAAACA GAGTTCAGTTCGTCTCACCATCCGTAAGATCCAGTACAGTCCAGAGGACAGTAAAGTCATCCCCACAGCAGAGACAACCTTCGAGTTCCTGATGTCTGAGAAACCGCTGCATGTCAAACTGAGCATGCCCAAagag ACGTTCTACCATGGTGAACCCGTCAGAGTCAACGCAGAAATCAACAACTCGTCCAGCAGGAACATCAAAGACATCAGCGTGTCAG TCGAACAGGTGACCAACGTTGTTCTTTACTCCAACGACAAGTACGTCAAATCAGTGGCCAAAGAAGAGACCAG TGACTCCGCCCCCTCAGGTACCACCCTGAAGAAGGAGTACACTCTGTATCCTCTGCTGGCTCACAACAAAGATCGCAGAGGACTCGCTTTGGACGGACGCCTCAAACATGAGGACACCAACCTGGCTTCTTCCAGCAT agTGAAGCAGGAGGTGCTGAAGGAGGTCCAGGGAATGTTGGTGTCCTATAAGGTGGTGCTGAGGATGATCGCCTCAGG GACGGTGGGATCCAGTGAAGTGTCTCTGGAGCTGCCATTTAAACTGATGAACCCCAAACCTGAACCAG CCAAAGAGAG CGAACCAGACGACATGGTGTTTGAGGAGTTTAAACGAGCCTACCTGAAGGGCGTTGTTTACGGAGACGATGACGAGTCTCCCACTGAGGCGTGA
- the LOC126390141 gene encoding S-arrestin-like isoform X1 has translation MQSFSFFHLREVFVMLSCTFRYGRQDMDVMGVAFRRDLFVVTRQIYPELQDKDKLTHTKIQQKLLRKLGDNAFPFFFEFPDNLPCSVALQPGPSDVGKKCAVEFEVKAFCGETQDEKIDKQSSVRLTIRKIQYSPEDSKVIPTAETTFEFLMSEKPLHVKLSMPKETFYHGEPVRVNAEINNSSSRNIKDISVSVEQVTNVVLYSNDKYVKSVAKEETSDSAPSGTTLKKEYTLYPLLAHNKDRRGLALDGRLKHEDTNLASSSIVKQEVLKEVQGMLVSYKVVLRMIASGTVGSSEVSLELPFKLMNPKPEPAKER, from the exons ATGCAGAGTTTCAGCTTCTTCCATCTAAGAGAAG TGTTCGTGATGCTGTCCTGTACGTTTCGTTATGGCCGTCAAGACATGGATGTGATGGGCGTGGCCTTCAGGAGGGACCTGTTTGTGGTAACGCGGCAGATTTACCCCGAGCTGCAGGACAAAGACAAGCTGACTCACACCAAGATCCAGCAGAAGCTGCTGCGGAAGCTGGGGGACAACGCCTTCCCCTTCTTCTTCGAG TTTCCAGACAACTTGCCGTGTTCCGTCGCTCTGCAGCCCGGACCATCTGACGTGGGAAAG AAATGTGCGGTGGAGTTTGAGGTGAAAGCTTTCTGTGGTGAGACCCAGGACGAGAAGATCGACAAACA GAGTTCAGTTCGTCTCACCATCCGTAAGATCCAGTACAGTCCAGAGGACAGTAAAGTCATCCCCACAGCAGAGACAACCTTCGAGTTCCTGATGTCTGAGAAACCGCTGCATGTCAAACTGAGCATGCCCAAagag ACGTTCTACCATGGTGAACCCGTCAGAGTCAACGCAGAAATCAACAACTCGTCCAGCAGGAACATCAAAGACATCAGCGTGTCAG TCGAACAGGTGACCAACGTTGTTCTTTACTCCAACGACAAGTACGTCAAATCAGTGGCCAAAGAAGAGACCAG TGACTCCGCCCCCTCAGGTACCACCCTGAAGAAGGAGTACACTCTGTATCCTCTGCTGGCTCACAACAAAGATCGCAGAGGACTCGCTTTGGACGGACGCCTCAAACATGAGGACACCAACCTGGCTTCTTCCAGCAT agTGAAGCAGGAGGTGCTGAAGGAGGTCCAGGGAATGTTGGTGTCCTATAAGGTGGTGCTGAGGATGATCGCCTCAGG GACGGTGGGATCCAGTGAAGTGTCTCTGGAGCTGCCATTTAAACTGATGAACCCCAAACCTGAACCAG CCAAAGAGAGGTGA